The DNA region cgttattgataaacgtggatcaaccgataataataccaaaagtatgccctttgatccttttagaggtttataattGTTAATtcaacaagtgtatgtgcaatgacgttatccgcactaatcgGAGGAAGCATGCAGATGATGCGGTACCATCACAACAATTGGAACCTTACCCTCAAAAGGAAAATGAAGTTATAAAGGCTCTCAACGCTCTTCTCGCAAATATGGGGTGGAGACAAATCTTTCACCTGCCGAAAGAGAAGCGTCAGATAATACTTCAAGGACTTGATAAACCAGAACTATTCGGCAAGATGAAAGATGTAGGAGAGCATGCAGAGCCGTCAACACAATGTGTCTCCTGCAATGCAGCCTTGACCTTTTCAGATGAAGATCTGCTTCTTGGTTCCAAGCCTCACAATGGGCCGCTATATGTGTCAGGCTACATTCGAGGACAAAAAGTCAACAGAATCTTAATAGATGGAGGCTCAGGAGTAAATCTCATGCCCAAAGCAACCATGAAAGAGCTAGGCAACACGGTTAATGAACTTTCCAGCAGTCGAACAGTTATTCACGGTTTCAACTTAAACGGAGAGCGGGCTATTGGCATGATTCGTGTAAACCTTAGCATGGGCGACTTGTCATCTGAAACACACTTCCATGTCATCAAGGCCAAGACATCATTCAAGTTATTATTAGGTCGACCATGGAAACATGAAAATGGGGTCGTTGCATCAACCCTTCATCAATGCTTGAAGTATTATCGCGGCGGTGAAAGGAAAATAAATGGAGACGCCAAGCCTTTCACTAAGGCTAACTCTTTCTTCGCTGACGTAAAGTTCTTTAAGGAAAATGGTACTTCTAGTGAGTTCATGCCAACTACTATTTCTTCAACTGGAAAAGGAGGTAAGCTGAAAGAGAATACCAAAGAAGATGTTGTTACAAGTCATGTTAAAGAAAATGATAAGCGAAATATAGACAACACTAGTGAAGTATCTAATCCCGTTACATCACCCAAGAAGCAAGAAATGCCACATAAGTCTACCTCGCCAGTATTGCGGTATATTCCCAAGTCTCGCCGCAAAGAAGGAGATAGTCCTTTTGCAGAATGTCTAACAAAGAGAGATCTTAAAGACAAAATTAAACCAAGTCCAATGATCAAGCAAGAATGGATGGCGAAAGTCACCACACCTTTTTCAAGTTCAAACCAAACAAAATTTCCGAGACCTCCTCCAGTTGGTTTCGTCTGTTCATCAAACCAATCATCAAGCGATCAAAATGTGGGAACATTTCATTCCAACGCATATAAGCTACTGGCAAATGCAGGTTACGACTTTACAAAACCAACTCCGCTTGGGAAAGTTGTAGAAGTTGAACCATATGGGCTTAACAAAACGCAACAGGAGTTGTTCAAGCAAGAAGGAAGCTTTATAGAGACTAAAGCGAGGCTTGGTTATAAGTCTCCCACACCCGTGAAGATCAGTGCTCGTAGGAACAAAACCTCTACATCTTCACAACATATCACAGTGGAAGAGGCTGAGAAGAATGAAGTAGAAGACATTAAAACACTATCAACATCTTCAGTATTCGACAGGATAAGTCTACCTCCACAGAGAGCCCGTCCTTCTGTATTCGACAGGCTAGGGAGACCGAGTTCTACAACAAATCGTCCTTCTGTCTTCGTTCGACTGGATAAACGAGGAGCAATTAAAGTTAAATCGTCAACCCCTCCGCCATGTACAAGAAAGAAAGGTGCATTAAGTGATCGTTTAGGTCTTCGTTCAAACACGGTCTTCACTCGTTTAGGAGCCTCCAATAATGATAGTGGTAAGACTCTTCTGTGCTCAACTTCCGTAGAAGAAAACGATGAAGAAGTAAGCATAAGTGATGACTTGAGAAGCGCAATACCCTCTCGCATGAAGCATTTGTAAGTGGTGGATATCATCCAGCATGAGCCACTAAAAGCACGAAGATGAGTATTATTTCTCACTGGTCTCTCCTCAAACAATGTTGAAGAGTCTAAACCTCCATCTTCACACTCCCGTGATGCAAAAGACTTGGAAATTGTGAATTCTTGTCATATCACTGCAGAAGAGATACCTGATGACAACGAAGAGGTAGAGGCTGACAAGGCACCTGAAACACTTGAAGACGAGGTAAAATCAACCGTAGATGATTTAAAAGAACTAAACCTAGGAACTGATAAAGATCCTCCTCCAATCTACGTCAGTGCTTTGTTGACtaaagaggaagaagaggaataCTACAAATTATTGGTTGAATACAAGGACGTCTTCGCTTGGAGCTACAAGGAAATGCCTGGACTAAGCCCAAAAATTGCAGTTCATCGATTGGCAATCAGAAAAGGAATCAGTCCTAGAAAGCAATCACAACGTCGCTTTAGGACAGAGCTTATACCtgaaattgaaaaagaggttAACAAACTCATTGAGGCCGGATTTATCCGTGAAGTTAGATATCCTACCTAGATAGCCAACATTGCTCCAGTCAGAAATAAAAATGGGCAACTACGTGTATGCGTCGACTTCAGAGATCTTAATGATGCatgtccaaaggacgacttccctttgccagttACAGAGTTGATGATCGATGCAACTAATGGCCACGAAGCACTCTCGTTCATGGATTGCACTGCTGGATATAATCAAATACAAATGGCACCTGAAGATCAAGAAGCAACGGCATTTCACACACCAAAAGGGATAttttgctacacagtcatgccgttTGGACTTAAAAATGCCGGAGCCACATATCAGCGAGCAATGCAAAAGATATTTGATGACATGTTGCATAAAACGATAGAATGTTATATCGACGACGTGgttgtcaaatcaaagaaaagaaaagaccATGTTAAAGACCTTCAGACCATCTTTGAGagacttagaaaatgtcaactcaagatgaatcAACTCAAGTGTGCGTTTGGTGTCACATCTGGGAAGTTCTTAGGGTTTGTAGTCAGACACagaggcattgaaattgaccaGACAAAAATAAAAGCTATCAACGAAATGCCGGAACCAAAGACGTTGAAGGAGCTGCGCGGGTTGCAGGGACGTTTGGCATACATTCAAAGGTTCATCTCTAACCTAGCAGGACGTTGTCAGCCGTTCAGTcatctcatgaaaaaggatgctccattTCAGTGGGATGAAAAATGCAAACATGCTTTTGATAGCATAAAAAAGTACCTGGCTAGTGCACCAGTGTTGGGGGCACC from Silene latifolia isolate original U9 population unplaced genomic scaffold, ASM4854445v1 scaffold_286, whole genome shotgun sequence includes:
- the LOC141639153 gene encoding uncharacterized protein LOC141639153; this translates as MKACMSDGEKKSETVVEPYVLPINMPKQKSLSHISLEEFLPRDFLNNVTVCTISAVDHDDKEKCMCNDVIRTNRRKHADDAVPSQQLEPYPQKENEVIKALNALLANMGWRQIFHLPKEKRQIILQGLDKPELFGKMKDVGEHAEPSTQCVSCNAALTFSDEDLLLGSKPHNGPLYVSGYIRGQKVNRILIDGGSGVNLMPKATMKELGNTVNELSSSRTVIHGFNLNGERAIGMIRVNLSMGDLSSETHFHVIKAKTSFKLLLGRPWKHENGVVASTLHQCLKYYRGGERKINGDAKPFTKANSFFADVKFFKENGTSSEFMPTTISSTGKGGKLKENTKEDVVTSHVKENDKRNIDNTSEVSNPVTSPKKQEMPHKSTSPVLRYIPKSRRKEGDSPFAECLTKRDLKDKIKPSPMIKQEWMAKVTTPFSSSNQTKFPRPPPVGFVCSSNQSSSDQNVGTFHSNAYKLLANAGYDFTKPTPLGKVVEVEPYGLNKTQQELFKQEGSFIETKARLGYKSPTPVKISARRNKTSTSSQHITVEEAEKNEVEDIKTLSTSSVFDRISLPPQRARPSVFDRLGRPSSTTNRPSVFVRLDKRGAIKVKSSTPPPCTRKKGALSDRLGLRSNTVFTRLGASNNDSESKPPSSHSRDAKDLEIVNSCHITAEEIPDDNEEVEADKAPETLEDEVKSTVDDLKELNLGTDKDPPPIYVSALLTKEEEEEYYKLLVEYKDVFAWSYKEMPGLSPKIAVHRLAIRKGISPRKQSQRRFRTELIPEIEKEVNKLIEAGFIREDDFPLPVTELMIDATNGHEALSFMDCTAGYNQIQMAPEDQEATAFHTPKGIFCYTVMPFGLKNAGATYQRAMQKIFDDMLHKTIECYIDDVVVKSKKRKDHVKDLQTIFERLRKCQLKMNQLKCAFGVTSGKFLGFVVRHRGIEIDQTKIKAINEMPEPKTLKELRGLQGRLAYIQRFISNLAGRCQPFSHLMKKDAPFQWDEKCKHAFDSIKKYLASAPVLGAPIPGKLLILYIAAQERSLGQCVRKKLKTARREHSTT